One part of the Xiphophorus maculatus strain JP 163 A chromosome 1, X_maculatus-5.0-male, whole genome shotgun sequence genome encodes these proteins:
- the LOC102231937 gene encoding innate immunity activator protein-like isoform X2, with the protein MTAMESKEEISDTDSGIILHSGPDSPTSPLKDPTTHTRALKLKHQSLEERLELCLLELRKLCIREAELTGSIPSDFPLLPGEKPPRVRRRIGASFKLDEGLIRQDQQDSELQALETDLAVQRQIYEAARKLSLEENLSKPQKKSRLQQCKREEKKVKDLQEAVFQHRTKSECNSPCISISSSPSKDTSDDSSLSDVVALDDDVDSSCPLSPPVLDTSDSDPLQLPHQSPGQPAVEHERSPIQNSPWKESSLDQPYQRSTKPQTASRSRSSSPAGAPVSAESCRIPLTQFVRNSALRNNHSTSAPSTPELLVRRQYSQSFRLPKKKLTVDMEQLGSESGRVRPPLQRCGPETTVRSPEFSPPRPYQCSSEDSSSEHSSSSSFICSPGRDRPTDSPKLCPPPYGFHFGAQTKELSCFRSPHKSPGQVRPTPGNGPLSPRDTDTGRDFPTATQGAHNLQRGTPCQRSILKPPPPYTRLVRTPSLKDYPNHSVRLLPREIVSEELKSWHQRNQLQKFWPSCGEHQSVMSPTSPHLPPFEQGSGNLVLQRASDGTPVQWFVAEDAEIVSQV; encoded by the exons ATGACAGCCATGGAGAGCAAAGAAGAGATCAGCGACACAGACAGTGGGATTATCTTGCACTCTG GCCCAGACAGCCCCACCTCTCCGTTGAAAGACCCGACCACTCACACCAGAGCCCTGAAACTGAAGCATCAATCTCTGGAAGAGCGTCTGGAGCTCTGCCTGCTGGAGCTTCGAAAACTCTGCATCAGGGAGGCA GAACTGACTGGCTCAATCCCCTCAGACTTTCCTCTGCTGCCCGGTGAGAAGCCGCCTCGGGTTAGGAGGAGGATCGGAGCGTCTTTCAAACTGGACGAAGGTCTGATCCGTCAGGACCAGCAG GATTCAGAGTTACAAGCTCTGGAAACTGACTTGGCAGTCCAACGGCAGATTTACGAGGCGGCCCGAAAACTCTCCCTCGAAGAGAACCTCAgcaaaccacagaagaagagccGACTCCAGCAGTGCAAAAGGGAAGAGAAGAAAGTGAAGGATCTGCAGGAGGCCGTTTTCCAGCACAGGACCAAGAGTGAGTGCAATTCACCGTGCATCTCCATCTCAAGCAGCCCGAGTAAAG ATACGTCTGATGACAGCTccctgtctgatgtggtggcTCTGGATGATG ATGTAGATTCGTCTTGCCCACTCTCACCTCCAGTGTTGGACACCTCAGATTCAGACCCCCTGCAGTTGCCTCATCAGTCTCCAGGCCAGCCTGCAGTGGAGCATGAACGCTCTCCAATCCAGAACTCCCCGTGGAAAGAATCCAGTCTGGACCAGCCTTACCAGAGATCAACAAAACCTCAAACAGCTAGCAGAAGCAGGTCCAG TAGTCCAGCAGGAGCTCCGGTGTCTGCAGAGAGCTGCAGGATTCCTCTGACTCAGTTCGTCAGGAACTCTGCTTTACGAAACAACCACTCCACCAGCGCCCCCTCCACTCCAGAGCTGCTCGTACGCCGACAGTACTCCCAGTCCTTCAG ACTTCCCAAAAAGAAGCTGACTGTCGACATGGAGCAGCTCGGCTCAGAGAGCGGCCGGGTCCGCCCGCCTCTGCAGCGGTGCGGCCCAGAAACCACGGTGCGCTCTCCAGAGTTCTCCCCTCCACGGCCGTACCAGTGCAGCTCAGAGGACAGCAGCTCAGAGcactcctcatcctcctccttcaTCTGCTCTCCTGGAAGGGACAGACCCACCGATAGTCCCAAGCTCTGCCCCCCGCCTTATGGATTCCACTTCGGGGCCCAGACGAAGGAGCTGTCCTGTTTCCGCAGCCCCCACAAAAGCCCCGGACAGGTCAGACCCACACCAGGAAACGGGCCTCTGTCGCCTCGAGATACGGACACGGGTAGGGACTTCCCGACTGCAACTCAAGGGGCCCACAATCTGCAAAGAGGAACTCCGTGCCAGAGGAGCATCCTGAAGCCCCCCCCACCGTACACCAGGCTGGTCCGAACGCCTTCGCTGAAAGACTACCCGAACCACAGCGTCAGGCTGCTGCCCCGAGAGATCGTGTCAGAGGAGCTGAAGTCCTGGCACCAGAGGAATCAGCTGCAGAAGTTCTGGCCGAGCTGTGGAGAACATCAGAGCGTGATGAGCCCGACCTCTCCTCACCTGCCCCCCTTTGAACAG GGTTCGGGTAACCTGGTCCTCCAGAGAGCCTCAGACGGGACTCCAGTCCAGTGGTTTGTGGCCGAGGATGCTGAAATTGTGAGCCAGGTGTAA
- the LOC102231937 gene encoding innate immunity activator protein-like isoform X1 produces the protein MTAMESKEEISDTDSGIILHSGPDSPTSPLKDPTTHTRALKLKHQSLEERLELCLLELRKLCIREAELTGSIPSDFPLLPGEKPPRVRRRIGASFKLDEGLIRQDQQDSELQALETDLAVQRQIYEAARKLSLEENLSKPQKKSRLQQCKREEKKVKDLQEAVFQHRTKSECNSPCISISSSPSKDTSDDSSLSDVVALDDDVDSSCPLSPPVLDTSDSDPLQLPHQSPGQPAVEHERSPIQNSPWKESSLDQPYQRSTKPQTASRSRSRLESSPAGAPVSAESCRIPLTQFVRNSALRNNHSTSAPSTPELLVRRQYSQSFRLPKKKLTVDMEQLGSESGRVRPPLQRCGPETTVRSPEFSPPRPYQCSSEDSSSEHSSSSSFICSPGRDRPTDSPKLCPPPYGFHFGAQTKELSCFRSPHKSPGQVRPTPGNGPLSPRDTDTGRDFPTATQGAHNLQRGTPCQRSILKPPPPYTRLVRTPSLKDYPNHSVRLLPREIVSEELKSWHQRNQLQKFWPSCGEHQSVMSPTSPHLPPFEQGSGNLVLQRASDGTPVQWFVAEDAEIVSQV, from the exons ATGACAGCCATGGAGAGCAAAGAAGAGATCAGCGACACAGACAGTGGGATTATCTTGCACTCTG GCCCAGACAGCCCCACCTCTCCGTTGAAAGACCCGACCACTCACACCAGAGCCCTGAAACTGAAGCATCAATCTCTGGAAGAGCGTCTGGAGCTCTGCCTGCTGGAGCTTCGAAAACTCTGCATCAGGGAGGCA GAACTGACTGGCTCAATCCCCTCAGACTTTCCTCTGCTGCCCGGTGAGAAGCCGCCTCGGGTTAGGAGGAGGATCGGAGCGTCTTTCAAACTGGACGAAGGTCTGATCCGTCAGGACCAGCAG GATTCAGAGTTACAAGCTCTGGAAACTGACTTGGCAGTCCAACGGCAGATTTACGAGGCGGCCCGAAAACTCTCCCTCGAAGAGAACCTCAgcaaaccacagaagaagagccGACTCCAGCAGTGCAAAAGGGAAGAGAAGAAAGTGAAGGATCTGCAGGAGGCCGTTTTCCAGCACAGGACCAAGAGTGAGTGCAATTCACCGTGCATCTCCATCTCAAGCAGCCCGAGTAAAG ATACGTCTGATGACAGCTccctgtctgatgtggtggcTCTGGATGATG ATGTAGATTCGTCTTGCCCACTCTCACCTCCAGTGTTGGACACCTCAGATTCAGACCCCCTGCAGTTGCCTCATCAGTCTCCAGGCCAGCCTGCAGTGGAGCATGAACGCTCTCCAATCCAGAACTCCCCGTGGAAAGAATCCAGTCTGGACCAGCCTTACCAGAGATCAACAAAACCTCAAACAGCTAGCAGAAGCAGGTCCAGGTTAGAGAG TAGTCCAGCAGGAGCTCCGGTGTCTGCAGAGAGCTGCAGGATTCCTCTGACTCAGTTCGTCAGGAACTCTGCTTTACGAAACAACCACTCCACCAGCGCCCCCTCCACTCCAGAGCTGCTCGTACGCCGACAGTACTCCCAGTCCTTCAG ACTTCCCAAAAAGAAGCTGACTGTCGACATGGAGCAGCTCGGCTCAGAGAGCGGCCGGGTCCGCCCGCCTCTGCAGCGGTGCGGCCCAGAAACCACGGTGCGCTCTCCAGAGTTCTCCCCTCCACGGCCGTACCAGTGCAGCTCAGAGGACAGCAGCTCAGAGcactcctcatcctcctccttcaTCTGCTCTCCTGGAAGGGACAGACCCACCGATAGTCCCAAGCTCTGCCCCCCGCCTTATGGATTCCACTTCGGGGCCCAGACGAAGGAGCTGTCCTGTTTCCGCAGCCCCCACAAAAGCCCCGGACAGGTCAGACCCACACCAGGAAACGGGCCTCTGTCGCCTCGAGATACGGACACGGGTAGGGACTTCCCGACTGCAACTCAAGGGGCCCACAATCTGCAAAGAGGAACTCCGTGCCAGAGGAGCATCCTGAAGCCCCCCCCACCGTACACCAGGCTGGTCCGAACGCCTTCGCTGAAAGACTACCCGAACCACAGCGTCAGGCTGCTGCCCCGAGAGATCGTGTCAGAGGAGCTGAAGTCCTGGCACCAGAGGAATCAGCTGCAGAAGTTCTGGCCGAGCTGTGGAGAACATCAGAGCGTGATGAGCCCGACCTCTCCTCACCTGCCCCCCTTTGAACAG GGTTCGGGTAACCTGGTCCTCCAGAGAGCCTCAGACGGGACTCCAGTCCAGTGGTTTGTGGCCGAGGATGCTGAAATTGTGAGCCAGGTGTAA
- the rpl10a gene encoding 60S ribosomal protein L10a, whose protein sequence is MSKVSRDTLYEAVKEVLQGSVAKPRKFVESVELQISLKNYDPQKDKRFSGTVRLKTLPRPKFSVCVLGDQQHCDEAKAADLPHMDIEALKKLNKNKKLVKKLAKKYDAFLASESLIKQIPRILGPGLNKAGKFPSLLTHNENLNTKVDEVKSTIKFQMKKVLCLAVAVGHVKMTEDELVYNIHLAVNFLVSLLKKNWQNVRALYIKSTMGKPQRLY, encoded by the exons taaGGTTTCCAGGGATACGTTGTATGAAGCGGTGAAGGAGGTCCTGCAGGGCTCCGTGGCCAAGCCAAGGAA GTTCGTGGAGAGCGTGGAGCTGCAGATCAGCCTTAAAAACTACGATCCTCAGAAGGACAAGCGTTTCTCCGGCACTGTCAG GCTGAAGACCCTCCCCAGGCCCAAGTTCTCTGTGTGCGTCCTGGGAGACCAGCAGCACTGCGATGAAGCCAAGGCCGCAGATCTTCCCCACATGGACATTGAGGCTCTCAAAAAGCtcaacaagaacaaaaagctGGTCAAGAAACTCG CCAAGAAGTACGACGCCTTCCTGGCCTCTGAGTCTCTGATCAAGCAGATTCCTCGTATCTTGGGTCCTGGACTGAACAAGGCTGGCAAATTCccttcccttctcacccacaaCGAGAACCTGAACACAAAAGTGGACGAGGTCAAATCCACCATCAAGTTCCAGATGAAGAAG GTGCTCTGTCTGGCTGTGGCTGTCGGACACGTGAAGATGACTGAAGACGAACTCGTCTACAACATCCACTTGGCCGTCAACTTCTTGGTGTCTTTGCTGAAGAAGAACTGGCAGAACGTGCGCGCCCTGTACATTAAGAGCACCATGGGCAAACCGCAGCGCCTCTATTAA
- the LOC102232195 gene encoding lymphoid-restricted membrane protein-like, with amino-acid sequence MMSMEGFAPDAETNGHNFSTMPDSNDSEEESSQEEPPVPCWSELSIIERVGLNSVDMTEKDLETAFSQISLAFRCDQYTLKQRLQSEEHARNLAEENIHLELSRGRETLETLKGLCLDSKRSSILQRLELSLDILGGTVERISSTAEVLGAVHQEARVSRAVELMVAHVESLRRRHDRNLAELEEAKNNLQQQQLNSSRHSIHPRTSPVEPEKQEDRKRRNSNQSILRRRVSASIISSPNLEKKRDSRKRTSSWKKHSPPHLSPSLSLDSCSFVFTQEDSHLMNERQPDPDPPGDCLLDLSAPSPESHPTEEVIPSNTQNRNLSLESLRQRQKAKAAALTKAKERKRTIQRQISIGTYGSPCRQHPLLVRLHRCRWAWICTNLFVLFCVIVLTCIMWKIHEGEAEP; translated from the exons ATGATGAGCATGGAG GGCTTTGCACCTGACGCAGAGACAAACGGACACAATTTTTCCACCATGCCTGACAGCAATGATAGTGAGGAAG aaagcaGTCAGGAGGAGCCACCGGTGCCCTGCTGGAGCGAGCTGTCCATCATAGAGCGTGTAGGCCTCAACAG tgtggACATGACAGAAAAGGACTTGGAG ACGGCCTTCTCTCAGATCTCCCTGGCCTTCCGCTGCGATCAGTACACCCTGAAACAGAGGCTGCAGTCGGAGGAGCACGCACGCAACCTGGCCGAGGAGAACATCCACCTGGAGCTCAGCCGAGGCAGGGAGACCCTGGAG acatTGAAGGGTCTGTGTTTGGACAGTAAACGCAGCAGCATCCTGCAGAGGCTGGAGCTTTCTCTGGACATCCTCGGAGGGACAGTAGAGCGGATCTCCAGCACAGCCGAGGTGCTCGGTGCCGTCCACCAG GAGGCTCGGGTGAGTCGGGCTGTGGAGCTCATGGTGGCTCACGTGGAGAGTCTGAGGAGGCGTCATGACAGAAATTTAGCAGAGCTGGAAGAAGCCAAAAAcaatctgcagcagcagcagttgaACTCCAGCAGACACAGCATTCATCCCAGAACCAGCCCAG TTGAACCAGAAAAACAGGAGGACAGGAAGAGGAGAAACTCTAATCAG AGCATCTTACGAAGGAGAGTCAGCGCATCAATCATTTCCAGCCCAAATCTG gagaagaagagagatTCAAGGAAGAGAACCTCTTCCTGGAAGAAACACTCTCCTCCACACTTGTCTCCATCCCTGAGCTTAGATTCTTGTAGCTTTGTGTTTACCCAAGAGGACAGCCACCTAATGAATGAAAG acaacCAGACCCAGATCCACCAGGGGATTGTCTTCTGGACCTTTCTGCTCCCAGCCCAGAGAGCCATCCGACAGAGGAAGTGATTCCTTCAAATACGCAGAACAGAAA CCTCTCTCTGGAATCTCTGCGACAAAGACAGAAAGCCAAAGCAGCTGCATTAACCAAAgcgaaggaaagaaaaagaacaatcCAGAGACAAATCTCCATTGGCAC GTATGGGTCTCCATGCAGGCAGCATCCTCTGCTGGTCCGGCTGCACCGCTGCCGATGGGCGTGGATCTGCACCAAcctgtttgtgcttttctgcGTCATAGTGCTGACTTGCATCATGTGGAAGATTCACGAAGGAGAGGCTGAGCCATGA